A stretch of the Buchananella sp. 14KM1171 genome encodes the following:
- a CDS encoding DUF4235 domain-containing protein — translation MDIGWKVTQVAAAAVAGFAANFLLKKAWQISTGREAPADSNDPDVSIGEVLVYAAVSGVVFTLLQRGAVGAAAHMYGPKEYDPRRKAQIEKA, via the coding sequence ATGGACATTGGATGGAAGGTCACCCAGGTGGCCGCCGCCGCCGTGGCGGGTTTCGCCGCGAACTTCCTGCTCAAGAAGGCATGGCAGATCTCCACCGGGCGCGAGGCCCCGGCGGACTCGAACGACCCGGACGTCAGCATCGGCGAGGTGCTGGTGTACGCGGCGGTCTCCGGCGTCGTCTTCACGCTGCTGCAGCGTGGCGCCGTGGGCGCTGCGGCGCACATGTACGGGCCCAAGGAATACGACCCGCGCCGCAAGGCTCAGATCGAGAAGGCCTAA
- a CDS encoding (Fe-S)-binding protein, whose protein sequence is MPLLSVVSLALALAATAAGVVLFGRGAAVLVRNMSVGRPAPDRTGQPARRVWLSLAQAVGHQAFRGRPLIRAAHWVVMVSFPVLVLTLLGSYGQLVSPTFHLPLVGQWPGFTWLVELFAWAGTLGIVALMVVRSLTGRGRPADAAPDAAPDAASTPAAPETPTETTETTATAAPAGTRFRLSRFLGSSWWQARYVEWTILGVVVCVLALRALEWAYAANLFEAYWLLPGGAQGSGGPAFNPYGTDPAAPLAHSLPVDAPAPAAPSKWVYPLTWFLGEALRGLSLPTLQAAITLTALAKILISTAWFAVVGLSPAMGVAWHRFLAFVNIYGRRELDGSKALGPVAPLLVDGTPLTPELTDELDDDAVLGTGTIADFTWKGLLDFSTCTECGRCQEVCPAWNTGKPLSPKLLVMSLRDHHHAAAPFMRAAAALGTQVDDVAAGPSADAADLAAAEDRGEAGGASATPASIHGSDLLGALMAVGAAPEARELTARQIASQGLPNVVGSAITPEVLWSCTNCGACTHQCPVDIEHVDHIVNLRRHQVLMESAFPSELGKVFRGLETKGNPWNAAARKRMEWAKGLDFDVPVLGEDVEDATEVDFVMFVGCAGAFEDRAKKTTAAIAQLLHIAGVSFAVLGSSEGCSGDPARRAGNEVLFQLLASANIEALQEAKAKRIIVSCAHCFNTIAREYPQLGGSFEVLHHTQVLNTLVREGRLRPVPPPAGQARQVTFHDPCFLGRHNQVYTPPRELLAAASGGAQVVEMPRNRDNAMCCGAGGARVWMEESLGVSIGATRAAEAASTGAQVVATACPFCTTMLTDGTNKNAGADGQALEVRDVAQLMLEAVRRGQEQES, encoded by the coding sequence TTGCCGCTGCTTTCAGTTGTCTCGCTCGCGTTGGCGTTGGCCGCCACCGCCGCCGGGGTGGTCCTCTTTGGCCGCGGCGCGGCCGTGCTGGTGCGCAACATGTCCGTGGGCCGCCCCGCCCCCGACCGCACCGGGCAGCCCGCACGCCGCGTCTGGCTGAGCCTCGCCCAGGCGGTGGGTCACCAGGCCTTCCGGGGGCGCCCGTTGATTCGGGCCGCGCACTGGGTGGTGATGGTTTCTTTCCCGGTGCTGGTTCTGACTTTGTTGGGCAGTTACGGCCAGCTGGTTAGCCCCACGTTCCATCTTCCGCTGGTGGGCCAGTGGCCCGGTTTCACGTGGCTGGTTGAGCTCTTCGCCTGGGCGGGCACGCTCGGCATCGTGGCACTGATGGTGGTGCGCAGCCTGACCGGGCGCGGCCGCCCCGCCGACGCCGCCCCAGACGCCGCCCCCGACGCAGCCAGCACCCCAGCCGCCCCCGAAACCCCCACCGAAACCACCGAAACCACCGCAACCGCCGCCCCGGCCGGCACCCGCTTCCGGCTCTCGCGCTTCCTGGGTTCCTCCTGGTGGCAGGCCCGTTACGTGGAGTGGACCATCCTGGGCGTGGTGGTGTGCGTGCTGGCGCTGCGGGCCCTGGAGTGGGCGTACGCCGCCAATCTATTCGAGGCCTACTGGCTGCTGCCGGGCGGCGCGCAGGGCTCTGGCGGCCCCGCTTTCAACCCGTACGGCACCGACCCGGCCGCGCCCCTGGCGCACTCGCTCCCGGTCGACGCCCCCGCCCCCGCCGCCCCCTCGAAGTGGGTCTACCCGTTGACCTGGTTCCTGGGCGAGGCGCTGCGCGGCCTGTCGCTGCCCACCCTGCAAGCAGCGATCACCCTGACGGCTCTGGCGAAGATTCTCATCTCGACGGCCTGGTTCGCGGTGGTGGGCCTCTCGCCCGCGATGGGCGTGGCCTGGCACCGCTTCCTGGCCTTCGTGAACATTTACGGCCGCCGCGAGCTGGACGGCTCCAAGGCCCTGGGCCCGGTGGCCCCGCTGTTGGTGGACGGCACCCCCCTGACCCCGGAGCTAACCGACGAGCTGGACGACGACGCCGTCCTTGGCACCGGCACCATCGCCGACTTCACGTGGAAGGGTCTGCTGGACTTTTCCACCTGCACCGAGTGCGGCCGCTGCCAGGAGGTCTGCCCGGCCTGGAATACCGGCAAGCCGCTCTCCCCGAAGCTCCTGGTGATGTCGCTGCGGGACCACCACCACGCCGCCGCCCCCTTCATGCGGGCCGCCGCCGCCCTGGGCACTCAGGTGGACGACGTTGCCGCCGGCCCGTCTGCCGATGCGGCCGACCTCGCTGCGGCCGAGGACCGGGGGGAGGCGGGCGGAGCGTCGGCCACCCCTGCCTCTATTCACGGCAGCGACCTGCTGGGGGCGCTCATGGCGGTGGGCGCGGCGCCGGAGGCGCGGGAGCTGACCGCGCGCCAGATCGCCAGTCAGGGGTTGCCGAACGTGGTGGGCAGCGCGATCACGCCGGAGGTGCTGTGGAGCTGCACCAACTGCGGTGCCTGCACCCACCAGTGCCCGGTGGACATCGAGCACGTGGACCACATCGTCAACCTGCGCCGCCACCAGGTGCTCATGGAGTCGGCCTTCCCGAGCGAGCTGGGCAAGGTGTTCCGGGGCCTGGAGACCAAGGGCAACCCGTGGAACGCGGCGGCCCGCAAGCGCATGGAGTGGGCCAAGGGTTTGGACTTTGACGTGCCGGTGCTGGGCGAGGACGTGGAGGACGCCACCGAGGTGGACTTCGTCATGTTCGTCGGCTGCGCGGGCGCGTTCGAGGACCGCGCCAAGAAGACCACGGCCGCGATCGCGCAGCTGCTGCACATCGCCGGGGTGAGCTTCGCGGTGCTGGGCTCCAGCGAGGGCTGCTCCGGCGACCCGGCCAGGCGCGCCGGCAACGAGGTGCTGTTCCAGCTACTCGCCTCCGCCAATATCGAGGCGCTGCAGGAGGCCAAGGCGAAGCGGATCATCGTCTCTTGTGCGCACTGCTTCAACACGATCGCGCGGGAATACCCGCAGCTGGGCGGCAGCTTCGAGGTGCTGCACCACACCCAGGTGCTCAACACGCTGGTACGCGAGGGGCGGCTGCGGCCGGTGCCTCCGCCGGCGGGGCAGGCCCGCCAGGTCACCTTCCACGACCCGTGCTTCCTGGGCCGCCACAACCAGGTCTACACCCCGCCGCGCGAGCTGCTGGCCGCCGCCAGCGGCGGCGCGCAGGTGGTGGAGATGCCCCGCAACCGGGACAACGCCATGTGCTGCGGCGCCGGTGGTGCGCGCGTGTGGATGGAGGAGTCCCTGGGCGTTTCCATTGGGGCCACGCGCGCGGCGGAGGCCGCCAGCACGGGTGCACAGGTGGTGGCCACGGCCTGCCCGTTCTGCACCACGATGCTCACCGACGGCACCAACAAGAACGCCGGCGCCGACGGGCAGGCCCTCGAGGTGCGTGACGTGGCCCAGCTGATGCTGGAGGCCGTGCGGCGCGGGCAGGAGCAGGAGTCCTAG
- a CDS encoding thiamine ABC transporter substrate-binding protein: protein MRIKHTIAVAIAAASALGLAACSASTPAPAESKEGAAASTRAGGEKSVTVVTHESFNVPDDLKADFEAQTGYKLTIVEQGDAGELTNALALSKDAPLGDAFFGVDNTFASRLIDEGVTVPATVTLPAGAENFTIEGAPGLVPVDMGDVCINADKTWYAEKNLPLPATFEDLVKPEYKDQLVVMNPASSSPGLAFLLATVSHFGEDGYLNYWKQLKENGVKVTAGWSDAFGTDFSAGEGKGAYPLMVSYASSPSYFVNEAGTEASVANLDQTCFRQVEYAGVLAGAKNPEGANKFLEWMLSTPVQESIPDNMYMYPVMSEAALPEALVKFGPLSSKPEFVAPAEIGKHRTEWIEAWTEAVAQ, encoded by the coding sequence ATGCGCATCAAGCACACCATCGCCGTGGCCATCGCTGCGGCCTCCGCCCTGGGCCTGGCGGCCTGCTCCGCCTCCACCCCGGCGCCGGCCGAGTCCAAGGAGGGCGCGGCCGCCTCCACCCGGGCCGGGGGCGAGAAGAGCGTCACGGTGGTCACCCACGAGTCCTTCAACGTCCCGGACGACCTGAAGGCGGACTTCGAGGCCCAGACCGGCTACAAGCTGACCATCGTCGAGCAGGGCGACGCTGGCGAGCTCACCAACGCCCTGGCCCTGTCCAAGGACGCCCCGCTGGGCGACGCGTTCTTCGGCGTGGACAACACCTTCGCCTCCCGCCTGATCGACGAGGGCGTGACCGTTCCCGCCACCGTCACCCTGCCGGCCGGCGCGGAGAACTTCACCATCGAGGGCGCCCCGGGCCTGGTCCCGGTGGACATGGGCGACGTCTGCATCAACGCGGACAAGACCTGGTACGCGGAGAAGAACCTGCCGCTGCCGGCCACGTTCGAGGACCTGGTCAAGCCGGAGTACAAGGACCAGCTGGTGGTCATGAACCCGGCCTCCTCCTCCCCGGGCCTGGCCTTCCTGCTGGCCACCGTCTCCCACTTCGGTGAGGACGGCTACCTGAACTACTGGAAGCAGCTGAAGGAGAACGGCGTTAAGGTCACGGCGGGCTGGTCGGACGCGTTTGGCACCGACTTCTCCGCCGGTGAGGGCAAGGGCGCCTACCCGCTGATGGTCTCCTACGCCTCCTCCCCGTCCTACTTCGTCAACGAGGCCGGCACCGAGGCCTCCGTGGCCAACCTGGACCAGACCTGCTTCCGTCAGGTGGAGTACGCCGGCGTGCTGGCCGGCGCCAAGAACCCGGAGGGTGCCAACAAGTTCCTGGAGTGGATGCTGTCCACGCCGGTGCAGGAGTCCATCCCGGACAACATGTACATGTACCCGGTGATGTCTGAGGCCGCCCTGCCGGAGGCGCTGGTGAAGTTCGGGCCGCTGTCCAGCAAGCCGGAGTTCGTGGCGCCGGCCGAGATCGGCAAGCACCGCACCGAGTGGATCGAGGCCTGGACCGAGGCCGTGGCCCAGTAG
- a CDS encoding ABC transporter permease, with protein sequence MRDLLGRLTWRTWWVATAVVPLAVLAVFFAWPVAALFMRGFFPDGAWDGSGALEVLTKPRTWRILRQTLLQASVATALSLALGLPAAHVLYRRSFQGRLALRALVAIPFVLPTVVAGTAFRNLLDKNGPFAALELDGTMTAVVIAMVFFNFPLVVRSLGSTWAAMDDRPAQAAAALGARPARVFWTVTLPALAPAITSVASLVFLFCVTAFGIVLILGGLGAGTIETEIYFQTVSLFNLRAAAVLSIVQLVVVAGALYVSGRARARRERAVALRGVAGPQPRLGRADVPAVAVTSLGLFLIAAPIAQLVVRSLQRSGHWTVDNYADLFRAPRDSAMLVTVGEAALNSLHIAAWAALLAVTLGAAVSLLLARRPRRRPARAALALLDATFMLPLGVSAVTVGFGFLITLNRPPLDLRSSIVLIPIAQAIVAIPLVVRTVLPSLRAIDPRQAEAAAALGASPWRVLATIEFPVLARALALAAGFALAVSLGEFGATSFLARPEGPTLPVMIFRLLSRPGAYTQGMAVAASVLLAVMTAAIMLLVEKAHPKEVSW encoded by the coding sequence ATGCGCGATTTGCTGGGACGGTTGACTTGGCGCACCTGGTGGGTGGCCACGGCCGTGGTGCCGCTGGCCGTGCTGGCCGTGTTCTTCGCGTGGCCCGTGGCGGCCCTTTTCATGCGCGGATTCTTCCCGGACGGCGCCTGGGACGGCAGCGGGGCCCTGGAGGTGCTCACCAAGCCGCGCACGTGGCGGATTTTGCGCCAGACCCTGCTGCAGGCCAGCGTGGCCACCGCCCTGTCCCTGGCCCTGGGGTTGCCGGCGGCGCACGTGCTCTACCGGCGCTCTTTCCAGGGGCGGCTGGCGTTGCGCGCCCTGGTGGCGATCCCGTTCGTGCTGCCCACGGTGGTGGCGGGCACAGCCTTTCGCAACCTGCTGGATAAGAACGGGCCGTTTGCGGCGCTGGAACTGGACGGCACGATGACGGCCGTGGTGATTGCCATGGTCTTCTTCAATTTCCCGCTGGTGGTGCGCTCGCTGGGTTCCACGTGGGCCGCGATGGACGACCGCCCCGCCCAAGCCGCCGCCGCCCTGGGTGCCCGCCCGGCGCGCGTGTTTTGGACCGTGACCCTCCCGGCGCTGGCCCCGGCGATCACGTCTGTGGCGAGCCTGGTCTTCCTGTTCTGCGTGACGGCCTTCGGGATCGTGCTGATCCTGGGCGGCCTGGGTGCGGGCACCATCGAGACGGAGATCTACTTCCAGACCGTCTCGCTGTTCAACCTGCGTGCGGCCGCCGTGTTGTCGATCGTGCAGCTGGTGGTGGTGGCCGGCGCACTCTACGTCTCCGGCCGGGCGCGCGCCCGCCGTGAGCGTGCCGTGGCGTTGCGTGGGGTGGCCGGCCCCCAGCCGCGCCTTGGGAGGGCCGACGTTCCCGCCGTCGCCGTCACATCGCTAGGCCTGTTCTTGATCGCCGCCCCGATCGCTCAGCTAGTGGTGCGTTCCCTGCAGCGTTCCGGGCATTGGACGGTGGACAACTACGCGGACCTGTTTCGCGCCCCGCGCGATTCGGCGATGCTGGTGACGGTGGGTGAGGCCGCCCTCAACTCGCTTCACATCGCCGCCTGGGCCGCGCTGCTGGCCGTCACTTTGGGCGCCGCAGTGAGCCTGCTTTTGGCACGACGTCCCCGCCGCCGCCCCGCCCGCGCGGCCCTTGCCCTGCTGGACGCCACCTTCATGCTCCCGCTGGGGGTGAGCGCCGTGACGGTGGGTTTCGGCTTCCTCATCACCCTGAACCGCCCGCCCCTGGACCTGCGTTCCTCGATCGTGCTGATCCCGATCGCGCAGGCGATTGTGGCCATCCCGCTGGTGGTGCGCACCGTTTTGCCCTCCCTGCGGGCGATCGACCCGCGCCAGGCGGAGGCCGCCGCCGCCCTGGGGGCCTCCCCGTGGCGGGTGCTGGCCACCATCGAGTTCCCGGTGCTGGCCCGGGCCCTGGCACTGGCCGCGGGCTTCGCCCTGGCGGTGTCCCTGGGCGAGTTCGGTGCCACGAGCTTCCTGGCCCGCCCGGAGGGACCCACCCTGCCCGTGATGATCTTCCGCCTGCTTTCCCGCCCCGGTGCCTACACGCAGGGCATGGCCGTGGCAGCCTCGGTGCTGCTGGCGGTGATGACGGCAGCGATCATGCTGCTGGTGGAGAAAGCCCACCCCAAGGAGGTGTCCTGGTGA